In Raphanus sativus cultivar WK10039 unplaced genomic scaffold, ASM80110v3 Scaffold0754, whole genome shotgun sequence, a genomic segment contains:
- the LOC130502996 gene encoding agamous-like MADS-box protein AGL36 yields MPRGKLKLEPITDNIARNQSFKKRKKGIIKKVNELATLCGVKACAVINSCDNTEPEFSPSKEGAREVCLKFLNVLPEQRYKKMYDQERYLWERIQKGREKLMRIDEENREIEVQEVMFDLLKGKAMSPHHYSDPDASGPVVGDVDPFAVGTEGLVSNPTEVYHHMRQYDGMDMSVNEQAHGGSNDHVHHQNMNLQEPFQYQSLGNFYDQTQPRFNGSSQDMYTCLSLDQGQSSNQYPNQHQSLLMGQPQQMSDVQASVASMDDNSYCYHQLPITSQMPVTTTTTAAPAADLSDHSIDNKCLD; encoded by the exons ATGCCAAGGGGAAAGTTAAAACTAGAACCCATAACTGATAACATTGCAAGGAACCAAAGTttcaagaagaggaagaaaggtATTATCAAGAAAGTCAACGAGCTGGCTACTCTCTGTGGTGTCAAAGCTTGTGCGGTTATCAACAGCTGCGACAATACGGAGCCGGAGTTTTCCCCGTCAAAGGAAGGCGCTAGAGAAGTGTGCTTGAAGTTTCTGAATGTTCTGCCGGAGCAACGGTACAAGAAGATGTATGACCAAGAGAGGTATCTGTGGGAGAGGATCCAGAAAGGAAGAGAGAAACTGATGAGGATAGATGAAGAGAATCGAGAGATTGAGGTTCAAGAGGTTATGTTCGATCTTCTCAAGGGGAAAGCGATGTCGCCGCATCACTATTCTGATCCAG ATGCATCTGGTCCTGTTGTTGGTGATGTGGACCCTTTTGCTGTCGGAACCGAGGGTTTGGTAAGTAACCCTACTGAAGTTTATCATCATATGCGTCAATATGATGGTATGGATATGAGTGTGAATGAGCAGGCTCATGGTGGTTCTAATGATCATGTTCATCATCAGAATATGAATCTTCAAGAACCATTTCAATACCAATCTCTTGGTAACTTTTATGATCAGACCCAGCCTAGGTTCAACGGTTCGAGCCAGGACATGTATACATGTTTGAGTCTTGATCAGGGACAGAGTTCAAATCAGTATCCAAATCAACACCAATCGTTGTTGATGGGACAACCTCAGCAGATGAGTGATGTTCAAGCCAGCGTTGCTTCAATGGACGACAACAGCTACTGCTACCACCAATTACCAATCACCAGTCAGATGCCTgtcacaaccaccaccaccgccgcaCCTGCCGCCGATCTTTCTGATCATAGCATCGATAATAAGTGTTTGGACTGA